A part of Streptomyces sp. NBC_01210 genomic DNA contains:
- a CDS encoding phosphatase domain-containing protein: MTRSSRPLAVFDLDGTLADSGHRQHFLERKPRDWDAFFTAAPDDPPLAKGIELCLQAAEECEVRYLTGRPERCRRDTLDWLAAQGLPEGKVFMRRNDDRRPARTTKLEILRRLGRDREIRMLVDDDELVCDEAERAGFPVVRARWAAGTTEALKDAQEREGRT, translated from the coding sequence GTGACGCGAAGCAGCAGGCCACTGGCCGTATTCGACCTGGACGGGACGCTCGCCGACTCCGGGCACCGGCAGCACTTCCTCGAGCGCAAGCCGCGCGACTGGGACGCCTTCTTCACGGCTGCCCCCGACGACCCGCCGCTGGCGAAGGGCATCGAGCTGTGCCTGCAGGCCGCTGAGGAGTGCGAGGTCAGGTACCTCACGGGCAGGCCGGAACGGTGCCGCAGGGACACCCTCGACTGGCTGGCGGCGCAGGGGCTGCCGGAGGGGAAGGTGTTCATGCGGCGCAACGACGACCGCCGGCCGGCCCGCACCACCAAGCTGGAGATCCTGCGGCGGCTGGGCCGGGACCGGGAGATCCGGATGCTGGTGGACGACGACGAGCTGGTGTGCGACGAGGCCGAACGGGCCGGCTTCCCGGTCGTACGGGCCCGGTGGGCGGCCGGTACGACCGAGGCGCTGAAGGACGCTCAGGAGCGCGAGGGCCGTACCTGA
- the melC2 gene encoding tyrosinase MelC2 → MTVRKNQARLTATEKRRFVDALLELKRNGQYDTFVTTHNGFIMSDTDNGDRVGHRSPSFLPWHRRFLIQFEQQLQAVDPSVALPYWDWTADRTAGSSLWAADFLGGTGRSRDGQVMDGPFASAAGKWPVNIRVDGRGYLRRELGAGGQQLPTRAEVDSVLAMATYDAPPWNSASDGFRNHLEGWRGVNLHNRVHVWVGGQMTTGVSPNDPVFWLHHAFIDKLWADWQARHPGSAYLPAAGTANVVDLHDTMRPWNNVTPADMLDHTRYYTFDTAA, encoded by the coding sequence ATGACCGTACGCAAGAACCAGGCCCGGCTGACCGCCACCGAGAAGCGCCGCTTCGTCGACGCGCTGCTCGAGCTCAAGCGCAATGGGCAGTACGACACCTTCGTCACCACTCACAACGGCTTCATCATGAGCGACACCGACAACGGCGACCGGGTCGGCCATCGCTCGCCGTCCTTCCTGCCGTGGCACCGCAGGTTCCTCATACAGTTCGAGCAGCAACTCCAGGCCGTGGACCCCTCCGTGGCGCTCCCGTACTGGGACTGGACGGCGGACCGTACCGCGGGCTCCTCCCTCTGGGCGGCGGACTTCCTCGGCGGCACCGGCCGCAGCAGGGACGGACAGGTGATGGACGGCCCGTTCGCGTCCGCCGCGGGCAAATGGCCGGTGAACATACGCGTCGACGGTCGCGGCTATCTGCGCCGGGAGCTCGGCGCGGGCGGACAACAGCTGCCGACCCGGGCCGAAGTCGACTCCGTGCTCGCCATGGCCACCTATGACGCTCCGCCGTGGAACAGCGCGTCGGACGGCTTCCGCAACCACCTGGAAGGCTGGCGCGGCGTCAACCTGCACAACCGGGTGCATGTGTGGGTGGGCGGCCAGATGACCACAGGAGTTTCCCCGAACGACCCGGTGTTCTGGCTGCACCACGCCTTTATCGACAAGCTCTGGGCCGACTGGCAGGCCCGGCACCCGGGCTCCGCCTATCTGCCGGCCGCCGGGACGGCCAATGTCGTGGACCTCCACGACACGATGCGCCCGTGGAACAACGTGACCCCTGCCGACATGCTCGACCACACCCGCTACTACACATTCGACACAGCGGCCTAG
- a CDS encoding LLM class flavin-dependent oxidoreductase — protein MRSVIASARLSVLDRSRTREGHDGQEALRDTVRLAQELEALGYHRFWVSEHHSVPGVAGSAPTVLASAVAAATSTIRVGTGDVMLPNHQPLVVAEQFGVLESLFPGRIDMGLGRSVGFTDGIRRALGRDMKDAEDFAEQLEELLGWFTGERTAHPQVHARPAEGLRVPPYLLATGEGAKIAAEAGLPLVIGDIRGRDRMLTAVDRYRQDFRPSAWSERPYVVIAGTVVVAATEEEARRLLMPEAWSLAYSRTHGVFPPLVPPERIEELTMTAKQREFYESGLTGHIAGTEQQVTEALEAVVKDSAADEVLVTTSTYDREALLDSFRRLARIAGLTSADA, from the coding sequence GTGAGATCAGTGATCGCGTCCGCCCGCCTCTCCGTACTCGACCGTTCCCGCACCCGCGAGGGGCACGACGGGCAGGAAGCCCTGCGCGACACCGTGCGGCTCGCGCAGGAGCTGGAGGCGCTCGGCTATCACCGCTTCTGGGTCTCCGAACACCACAGCGTGCCGGGGGTGGCGGGCTCCGCGCCGACCGTCCTGGCCTCGGCCGTCGCCGCCGCGACCTCGACGATCCGCGTCGGCACGGGCGACGTGATGCTCCCCAACCATCAACCGCTGGTCGTTGCCGAGCAGTTCGGGGTGCTGGAGTCGCTCTTCCCGGGCCGGATCGACATGGGTCTGGGCCGCTCGGTCGGCTTCACGGACGGGATACGCCGGGCGCTGGGCCGCGACATGAAGGACGCGGAGGACTTCGCCGAGCAGTTGGAGGAGCTGCTCGGCTGGTTCACGGGAGAACGGACGGCGCATCCGCAGGTGCACGCCCGCCCGGCGGAGGGTCTGCGCGTCCCGCCGTACCTCCTGGCCACCGGCGAAGGGGCAAAGATCGCGGCCGAGGCCGGGCTGCCGCTGGTCATCGGCGACATCCGGGGCCGTGACCGAATGCTGACCGCCGTCGACCGCTATCGGCAGGACTTCCGTCCTTCCGCCTGGTCCGAGCGGCCCTATGTGGTCATCGCGGGCACGGTCGTGGTCGCCGCCACGGAGGAGGAGGCACGCCGGCTGTTGATGCCGGAGGCCTGGTCGCTGGCGTACTCCCGTACGCACGGCGTGTTCCCGCCGCTCGTCCCACCGGAGCGGATCGAGGAGCTGACGATGACGGCGAAGCAGCGCGAGTTCTACGAGTCCGGGCTCACCGGGCATATCGCGGGGACCGAGCAGCAGGTCACGGAGGCGCTGGAGGCGGTGGTGAAGGACAGTGCCGCCGACGAGGTGCTGGTCACGACGAGTACGTACGACCGCGAGGCTCTGCTGGACTCCTTCCGGCGCCTCGCCCGGATCGCCGGGCTGACCAGCGCGGACGCCTAG
- the uvrA gene encoding excinuclease ABC subunit UvrA produces MHSPHDPYVRVRGAHEHNLRGVDVDIPRDALVVFTGVSGSGKSSLAFGTIYAEAQRRYFESVAPYARRLIHQVGAPKVGEITGLPPAVSLEQRRSSPTSRSSVGTVTTLSNSLRMLFSRAGDHPEGAKRLDSDAFSPNTAAGACPECHGLGRIHRTSEELLVPDPSLSIRDGAIAAWPGAWQGKNLRDVLDALGYGIDRPWRELDQKDRDWILFTDEQPVVTVHPVREAGRIQRPYQGTYMSAQRYVLHTFADSKSQTLRTRAERFLVSAPCPSCGGSRLRPEALAVTFAGRTIAELAALPLTGLAEVLESGAAGGSETARVLTADLLARIGTVTELGLGYLSLDRTAPTLSSGELQRLRLATQLRSGLFGVVYVLDEPSAGLHPADTEALLVVLERLKATGNSVFVVEHHLDVVRSADWLVDVGPHAGEHGGLVLHSGPVADLAGVDTSATRRFLFERRSAPVREARAPAGWLRLNGVERHNVRGVDARFPLGVFTAVTGVSGSGKSTLVGQVLAGALAERLGSDAPDSDGTDAASAAGCFSVEGMAAVQRLVQVDQRPIGRTPRSNLATYTGLFDVIRKLFTATDEARARGYKAGRFSFNVAGGRCETCQGEGFVSVELLFLPSTYAPCPDCHGARYNPSTLEVRYGGLSIAEVLDLTVEAAAEFFTGVPAAERSLRALLDVGLGYLRLGQPATELSGGEAQRIKLATELQRVRRGHTFYVLDEPTTGLHPADVEVLMRQLHGLVDAGHSVVVVEHDMEVVAGADWVIDLGPGGGDEGGRIVAAGTPGEVAGTAGSRTAPYLARSLR; encoded by the coding sequence ATGCACAGCCCTCACGACCCGTACGTCCGTGTCCGCGGCGCCCATGAGCACAATCTGCGCGGCGTCGACGTGGACATCCCGCGCGATGCCCTCGTCGTTTTCACCGGTGTCTCGGGGTCCGGGAAGTCCTCGCTCGCCTTCGGCACGATCTACGCCGAGGCGCAGCGGCGCTACTTCGAGTCCGTCGCCCCCTACGCCCGCCGGCTGATCCACCAGGTGGGCGCGCCCAAGGTCGGCGAGATCACCGGGCTGCCGCCCGCGGTCTCGCTGGAGCAGCGCCGTTCATCGCCCACCTCGCGCTCCTCGGTCGGAACAGTCACCACGCTCTCCAATTCGCTGCGGATGCTGTTCTCGCGGGCGGGTGACCATCCCGAGGGGGCCAAGCGCCTGGACTCGGACGCCTTCTCGCCGAACACGGCCGCCGGGGCCTGCCCCGAGTGCCACGGTCTGGGCCGCATCCACCGCACCAGCGAGGAACTGCTCGTCCCCGATCCGTCGCTGTCCATCCGGGACGGCGCGATCGCGGCCTGGCCGGGGGCCTGGCAGGGCAAGAACCTCCGCGATGTGCTGGACGCTCTGGGGTACGGCATCGACCGGCCGTGGCGCGAGCTCGACCAGAAGGACCGGGACTGGATCCTGTTCACGGACGAGCAGCCGGTCGTCACGGTGCATCCGGTACGGGAGGCAGGCCGCATCCAACGCCCGTACCAGGGCACGTACATGAGCGCCCAGCGCTATGTCCTGCACACCTTCGCGGACTCCAAGAGCCAGACGCTGCGCACCAGGGCCGAGCGGTTCCTGGTCAGTGCGCCCTGTCCGTCGTGCGGGGGCAGCAGGCTGCGTCCCGAGGCACTGGCGGTGACGTTCGCGGGCCGTACGATCGCCGAACTGGCGGCGCTGCCGCTGACCGGACTCGCCGAGGTGCTCGAATCGGGCGCCGCGGGCGGCTCCGAGACCGCACGGGTGCTGACCGCCGATCTCCTCGCCCGGATCGGCACGGTCACCGAACTGGGGCTCGGCTATCTCAGCCTGGACCGCACCGCGCCCACCCTGTCCAGCGGAGAGCTGCAGCGGCTGCGGCTGGCCACCCAGCTGCGTTCCGGTCTGTTCGGCGTCGTGTACGTACTCGACGAGCCGTCGGCCGGTCTGCATCCGGCGGACACCGAGGCGCTGCTGGTGGTTCTGGAGCGGCTCAAGGCAACGGGCAACTCGGTCTTCGTGGTGGAGCACCATCTCGATGTCGTACGCAGCGCGGACTGGCTCGTCGATGTGGGGCCGCATGCGGGCGAGCACGGCGGTCTTGTGCTGCACAGCGGCCCGGTGGCGGATCTGGCCGGGGTCGACACGTCGGCGACTCGGCGGTTCCTGTTCGAGCGGCGGTCCGCGCCGGTGCGCGAGGCCCGCGCGCCGGCGGGCTGGCTGCGGCTGAACGGGGTCGAGCGGCACAATGTGCGCGGCGTGGACGCGCGGTTCCCGCTCGGGGTGTTCACCGCGGTGACCGGCGTCTCGGGTTCGGGTAAGTCGACTCTGGTCGGGCAGGTGCTCGCGGGCGCTCTCGCGGAACGGCTGGGCTCGGATGCGCCGGACAGCGACGGGACGGACGCGGCGTCGGCGGCCGGGTGCTTCTCGGTCGAGGGGATGGCGGCCGTGCAGCGTCTGGTCCAGGTGGACCAGCGCCCCATCGGCCGTACGCCGCGCTCCAATCTCGCCACGTACACCGGTCTGTTCGACGTCATCCGCAAGCTCTTCACCGCCACCGACGAAGCCAGGGCACGCGGCTACAAGGCGGGCCGGTTCTCCTTCAATGTGGCGGGAGGGCGCTGCGAGACCTGTCAGGGTGAGGGCTTCGTCTCGGTGGAGCTGCTCTTTCTGCCCAGCACCTACGCCCCGTGCCCGGACTGCCACGGTGCCCGCTACAACCCGTCGACGCTCGAAGTCCGTTACGGGGGCCTGAGCATCGCCGAGGTGCTCGATCTGACGGTGGAGGCCGCGGCGGAGTTCTTCACCGGTGTCCCCGCGGCCGAACGCAGCCTGCGCGCCCTGCTCGATGTGGGGCTCGGCTATCTGCGCCTCGGCCAGCCCGCGACCGAGCTGTCGGGCGGCGAGGCTCAGCGCATCAAGCTCGCCACCGAACTGCAGCGGGTGCGGCGCGGGCACACCTTCTATGTGCTGGACGAGCCGACCACCGGGCTGCATCCCGCCGATGTCGAGGTGCTGATGCGGCAGTTGCACGGTCTGGTCGACGCGGGCCACTCGGTGGTGGTCGTCGAGCACGACATGGAGGTGGTGGCGGGCGCGGACTGGGTCATCGACCTCGGTCCGGGTGGCGGCGACGAAGGCGGTCGCATCGTCGCCGCCGGTACACCGGGCGAGGTGGCGGGCACGGCCGGCAGCCGTACCGCGCCCTACCTCGCGCGGTCCCTCCGCTAG
- a CDS encoding dodecin, translating to MSNHTYRVTEIVGTSPEGVDQAIHNGITRAAQTLRGLDWFEVTQVRGQIVDGQIQHYQVGLKVGFRLEDGE from the coding sequence ATGTCGAATCACACCTACCGGGTCACCGAGATCGTCGGCACCTCACCGGAGGGCGTCGACCAGGCCATCCACAACGGCATCACCCGTGCGGCCCAGACCCTTCGGGGACTGGACTGGTTCGAGGTGACCCAGGTCCGCGGCCAGATCGTCGACGGGCAGATCCAGCACTATCAGGTCGGCCTCAAGGTGGGCTTCCGCCTCGAGGACGGCGAGTGA